A region of Streptomyces halobius DNA encodes the following proteins:
- a CDS encoding spherulation-specific family 4 protein, whose amino-acid sequence MSYLTTPTDLFRAATGAGPLGIGVPGFAHPLLAPTEWAELLRCSGDGHGTGSPVHWTVLNVSNGPGARPDPHCVPAASRLQGTGTRLIGHLDMGNGARPFGELVSDAHRYLEWYRVDGFWLDRCPTDRTQLSATRRITATLRALLDGAHLVLGHGTHPCPGYAECADQLVTFAGPWTDYRWSQVAEWTADHPPERFCHLVHGVPRTHLDEALRIARWQGAGTVYFTDHRDRGGDAWESLPGYWDEFVSRIGTGVSE is encoded by the coding sequence ATGTCGTATCTGACCACCCCCACGGATCTCTTCCGCGCGGCCACCGGGGCCGGACCGCTGGGCATCGGCGTCCCGGGCTTCGCCCACCCTCTGCTCGCGCCCACCGAGTGGGCGGAACTGCTGCGCTGCTCCGGCGACGGCCATGGGACCGGGTCGCCGGTGCACTGGACCGTGCTCAATGTGTCCAACGGGCCGGGGGCGCGCCCCGACCCGCACTGCGTGCCGGCGGCGAGCAGGCTGCAGGGGACGGGCACCCGTCTCATCGGGCATCTCGACATGGGGAACGGTGCGCGTCCCTTCGGCGAGCTGGTCTCCGACGCGCACCGCTACCTGGAGTGGTACCGGGTCGACGGCTTCTGGCTGGACCGCTGTCCCACGGACCGGACACAGCTGTCCGCGACCCGGCGGATCACCGCCACCCTCCGGGCCCTGCTCGACGGCGCCCATCTCGTCCTCGGTCACGGCACCCACCCCTGCCCCGGCTACGCCGAGTGCGCCGACCAGCTGGTGACGTTCGCCGGGCCGTGGACCGACTACCGCTGGTCGCAGGTGGCCGAGTGGACCGCCGACCATCCGCCCGAACGCTTCTGCCACCTCGTCCACGGGGTGCCCCGGACGCATCTGGACGAAGCACTGCGGATCGCCCGCTGGCAGGGGGCGGGCACGGTGTACTTCACCGACCACCGTGACCGGGGCGGTGATGCCTGGGAGTCGCTGCCCGGCTACTGGGACGAATTCGTCTCGCGCATCGGAACGGGTGTCTCGGAATGA
- a CDS encoding NAD-dependent epimerase/dehydratase family protein: MRVLLIGANGYLGRFVADRLLADPAVQLTALGRDDDADVRFDLATGSPGALTRFLDAVHPGVVVNCAGATRGGARELTRHNTVAVATVCESLRRSGCGARLVQLGCASEYGPSQPGSSTAEDAVPRPGGPYGVSKLAATELVLGSGLDAVVLRVFSPVGPGTPAGSPLGRLAEAMRRAMQTGDSELKLGGLGVQRDFVDVRDIARAVHAASLSAAQGIVNIGTGRAVRLREAASVLARVAGFGGSLHELDSPPARLVIPAPATEHGVSAPPTTYPYPDGCGTWQQADVRTARDRLGWRPRIGLEESLADIWMEAACRI; the protein is encoded by the coding sequence ATGAGGGTCCTGCTCATCGGTGCCAACGGGTACCTCGGCCGCTTCGTCGCCGACCGCCTGCTCGCCGACCCCGCCGTCCAGCTCACCGCCCTCGGGCGCGACGACGACGCGGACGTCCGCTTCGACCTGGCCACCGGCAGCCCCGGCGCGCTCACCCGCTTCCTCGACGCCGTCCACCCCGGGGTCGTCGTCAACTGCGCGGGTGCCACCCGGGGCGGCGCCCGCGAGCTGACCCGGCACAACACCGTCGCGGTCGCCACCGTCTGCGAATCGCTGCGGCGCAGCGGCTGCGGCGCCCGGCTGGTGCAGCTGGGCTGCGCCTCCGAGTACGGACCCTCCCAGCCCGGCTCCTCCACCGCCGAGGACGCGGTGCCGCGCCCCGGAGGGCCGTACGGCGTCAGCAAGCTCGCCGCCACCGAACTGGTCCTCGGCTCCGGGCTCGACGCCGTGGTACTGCGGGTCTTCTCGCCGGTCGGCCCCGGCACCCCGGCCGGCTCGCCGCTCGGCCGGCTCGCCGAGGCGATGCGCCGCGCCATGCAGACCGGCGACAGCGAACTCAAGCTCGGCGGGCTCGGCGTCCAGCGCGACTTCGTCGATGTCCGCGATATCGCGCGCGCGGTGCACGCAGCCTCGCTCTCCGCCGCGCAGGGCATCGTCAACATCGGGACCGGCCGCGCCGTACGGCTGCGCGAGGCCGCGTCCGTGCTGGCCCGGGTCGCCGGATTCGGCGGCTCGCTGCACGAACTGGACTCGCCGCCCGCCCGGCTGGTCATCCCGGCCCCGGCCACCGAACACGGGGTGAGCGCGCCGCCCACCACCTACCCGTATCCGGACGGCTGCGGCACCTGGCAGCAGGCGGACGTCCGCACCGCGCGCGACCGGCTCGGCTGGCGCCCGCGGATCGGTCTGGAGGAGTCGCTGGCCGACATCTGGATGGAGGCCGCATGTCGTATCTGA